The proteins below are encoded in one region of Terriglobia bacterium:
- a CDS encoding NAD(P)-dependent oxidoreductase, with protein MTDRSLGFIGVGRMGGRLARRLIDAGYHLTIFDTSAGMMRPFVEQGATAADSPAAVASACEIVITCLPTPSVVHTVALGNSGIADGSKVKIFIDMSTTGATYAKRIAEGLRAKGIQSVDAPVSGGLVGAEKGTLAVMVSCDEDLLPRIAPIIEVFGKMFVLGREPGMGQTMKLLNNLLSATAMAIASEAVVMGIKAGLDAKQVCEVINAGTGRNSATADKIPRCVIPRAFNTGFSIALLNKDVRLCLEEADALGVPMIVGNAVRQLLQITMASEGPDADMTEVVRPLEKWTGIEVK; from the coding sequence ATGACGGATCGCAGCCTCGGCTTTATCGGTGTCGGACGGATGGGCGGACGTCTTGCGCGCCGGTTGATCGATGCGGGCTATCACCTCACCATTTTCGACACCAGTGCCGGCATGATGCGGCCGTTCGTCGAGCAAGGAGCAACGGCCGCCGATTCGCCGGCGGCTGTTGCGTCTGCTTGCGAAATCGTGATCACGTGCCTGCCGACGCCCTCGGTCGTTCACACCGTTGCGCTTGGGAATTCCGGGATTGCCGATGGCAGCAAGGTCAAGATCTTTATCGATATGTCGACGACCGGCGCCACTTACGCAAAGCGCATCGCCGAAGGTCTTCGCGCAAAGGGCATCCAGTCGGTCGATGCTCCGGTGAGCGGGGGACTGGTAGGGGCGGAGAAGGGAACCCTCGCCGTTATGGTGTCGTGCGACGAGGATCTGCTGCCACGAATCGCTCCAATCATCGAAGTGTTCGGAAAAATGTTTGTCCTGGGACGCGAGCCGGGAATGGGGCAGACGATGAAGCTTCTGAACAATCTTCTTTCCGCGACAGCGATGGCCATCGCCTCGGAAGCGGTCGTGATGGGAATTAAAGCCGGCCTCGATGCCAAACAGGTTTGCGAGGTGATCAACGCCGGGACCGGCCGGAATAGCGCGACCGCGGATAAGATTCCGAGATGCGTCATTCCACGGGCCTTCAACACGGGCTTTTCGATTGCCCTGTTGAATAAGGATGTGCGGCTCTGCCTGGAGGAAGCCGACGCGCTTGGCGTGCCGATGATCGTCGGAAATGCAGTGCGCCAGTTGCTGCAGATTACGATGGCCAGCGAAGGGCCGGATGCGGACATGACCGAAGTTGTGCGTCCACTCGAAAAGTGGACGGGTATCGAGGTCAAGTGA
- the pcaC gene encoding 4-carboxymuconolactone decarboxylase: MDKEMFEKGLAIRRQVLGADFVDNAFATADDFNRPLQELVTQYCWGEVWGRPGLDKKTRSLLNLAMLSALNRPHEIKVHVKGALANGLSKNEIMEVFLQVAIYCGVPAAVDSFRIAREVFKELEK, translated from the coding sequence GTGGATAAGGAAATGTTTGAAAAGGGCCTGGCGATCAGGCGTCAGGTTCTCGGAGCCGATTTTGTCGATAATGCGTTTGCAACGGCGGATGATTTCAATCGTCCGTTGCAGGAATTGGTCACGCAATACTGCTGGGGTGAGGTCTGGGGCCGGCCCGGGCTGGATAAGAAGACCAGGAGTCTGTTGAATCTCGCAATGCTGTCCGCTTTGAACCGCCCGCATGAGATTAAGGTTCACGTGAAAGGCGCGCTGGCGAACGGGCTGTCCAAAAATGAAATCATGGAGGTATTTCTCCAGGTCGCGATCTATTGTGGCGTGCCCGCTGCAGTAGACAGCTTCCGGATTGCGAGGGAAGTGTTCAAGGAGTTGGAGAAATGA